In Portunus trituberculatus isolate SZX2019 chromosome 10, ASM1759143v1, whole genome shotgun sequence, one genomic interval encodes:
- the LOC123501958 gene encoding CCR4-NOT transcription complex subunit 11-like gives MALSSKGLTTLLGILSEESTESFTLEKITHQVYQNFNKEDYFKLGSALVFLLQQPDLLPTASQRLSAVTILHELYRGEPPPGNPFLPIFINILHPVDDAAKGTAKKLEFAGQVPRFTQPEIFFLSTLLTDKNSKELLKRTASQIMSLDVSNHPPADTTSLKQALADLLSERPDTAKSGVPVVYSYPQLAPNSGLLSEPGQVKRTCEALLCGPSSPSLAQQYFSPEIIRLTPPLHVAEDELVWITSVDRAEQRVMYDASMCVLSGGDAEAKRLMAKAFKETLSLPQQQHLLTQLNQDPRMVYHTGLTPPKLPDLVEHNPLIAIEVLLKLMQSSQITEYFSVLVNMEMSLHSMEVVNRLTTAVELPSEFVHLYISNCISTCETIKDRYMQNRLVRLVCVFLQSLIRNKIINVQELFIEVQAFCIEFSRIREAAALFRLLKQLDSGDTQATQEPTKK, from the exons ATGGCGCTCTCCAGCAAGGGCCTCACCACGCTACTCGG GATACTATCGGAAGAATCTACTGAATCGTTTACCTTAGAAAAGATCACACATCAAGTTTACCAAAACTTCAATAAGGAAGACTATTTTAAAT TGGGCAGTGCCTTGGTGTTCCTCCTGCAGCAGCCAGACCTGCTGCCCACCGCCTCACAGAGACTCTCAGCTGTCACCATCCTCCATGAGCTGTACCGAGGGGAGCCGCCGCCTGGCAACCCATTCCTCCCAATCTTCATCAACATCTTG CACCCTGTGGATGATGCTGCAAAGGGCACAGCCAAGAAGCTGGAGTTTGCGGGGCAGGTCCCAAGGTTCACTCAGCCGGAaatattcttcctctccacccTGCTAACAGACAAGAACAGCAAAGAG CTGCTGAAGAGAACAGCCAGCCAGATCATGAGTCTGGACGTGAGCAACCACCCGCCGGCTGACACCACCAGTTTGAAACAGGCACTGGCAGACCTCCTCTCAGAGCGACCTGACACTGCCAAGAGTGGTGTGCCGGTGGTCTACTCCTACCCTCAGCTTGCACCTAactctgg GCTGTTGAGTGAGCCGGGTCAGGTGAAGCGGACCTGTGAGGCGCTGCTGTGTGGGCCGTCCTCTCCCAGCTTGGCACAGCAGTACTTCTCCCCAGAGATCATCAGACTGACTCCACCCCTGCATGTGGCTGAGGATGAG CTGGTATGGATCACCTCAGTGGACCGGGCAGAGCAGCGGGTGATGTACGATGCCTCCATGTGTGTGCTGTCAGGAGGAGACGCGGAGGCCAAGCGTCTGATGGCCAAGGCGTTCAAGGAGACCCTGTCcttgcctcagcagcagcacctcctcactcagttGAACCAAGACCCTCGCATGGTGTACCACACTGGCCTCACCCCACCTAAG TTGCCAGACCTGGTGGAGCACAACCCACTGATAGCCATCGAAGTGTTGCTCAAGCTGATGCAGTCCAGCCAGATCACCGAGTACTTTAGTGTGCTGGTCAACATGGAGATGTCCCTCCACTCCATGGAAGTGGTCAACAG ACTGACAACAGCAGTGGAGTTGCCATCAGAGTTTGTGCATCTGTACATCAGCAATTGCATCAGCACCTGTGAGACCATCAAGGACCGCTACATGCAGAACAGACTGGTGCGCcttgtgtgtgtcttcctgCAGTCACTCATCAGGAACAAGATAATTAATGTCCAg GAGCTATTCATTGAGGTGCAGGCATTCTGCATAGAGTTCAGCCGTATCCGAGAGGCAGCAGCGCTCTTCAGACTCCTCAAGCAGCTCGACTCTGGTGACACTCAGGCCACACAGGAGCCTACCAAgaagtga